A DNA window from Rhineura floridana isolate rRhiFlo1 chromosome 11, rRhiFlo1.hap2, whole genome shotgun sequence contains the following coding sequences:
- the LOC133367409 gene encoding olfactory receptor 11G2-like yields MELANGTTVQEFILLGFGVGQGRKFLLLAFFTVVYVLTLAENITIITLVFFDVHLARLPMYILLSNFSWLEICYVSTTVPRMLFDLALPYGVISFHACFLQFYMFFSLGYTECFFLSAMALDRYLAICHPLRYPQIMSPNSCFTLVASCWVLGFLGSILPVASISRLSFCGSNIIDHFLCDPGPLLSLACPPLRNTASVCQFAMNVLIIVGNLFFVLLSYGTIVLTLMKSSGRGSRRKAFSTISFHLVVVTLFYGSVVGMYITPDGESQSEVTKAVTVFYTAITPFLNPLIYSLRNDQVKEALGRLLRRKEREPRGKVAV; encoded by the coding sequence ATGGAGTTGGCCAATGGGACCACAGTCCAGGAATTCATtttgctgggatttggagttggGCAGGGCAGGAAGTTCCTGCTcctcgcctttttcactgtcgtCTATGTGCTCACGTTGGCCGagaacatcaccatcatcacacTGGTGTTCTTCGATGTCCACCTGGCCCGTCTGCCCATGTACATCCTGCTGAGCAACTTCTCCTGGCTAGAGATATGCTATGTGTCCACCACTGTGCCCCGGATGCTCTTCGACCTGGCGCTCCCATATGGGGTCATCTCCTTCCATGCCTGCTTCCTCCAGTTCTATATGTTCTTCTCACTCGGCTACACTGAATGCTTCTTCCTCTCTGCTATGGCCTTGGATCGGTACTTGGCCATCTGCCACCCACTGCGTTACCCACAAATTATGTCTCCAAATTCCTGCTTCACCCTGGTGGCCTCTTGTTGGGTCCTTGGTTTCTTGGGATCCATTCTCCCAGTTGCCTCGATCTCCAGGTTGTCCTTCTGTGGATCCAACATCATTGATCATTTTTTGTGTGATCCTGGACCCCTTCTGTCTCTGGCCTGCCCCCCACTCAGAAACACTGCCTCTGTCTGCCAGTTTGCCATGAACGTTCTGATTATCGTAGGCAACTTATTCTTTGTCCTGCTCTCCTACGGCACCATAGTTCTCACACTGATGAAATCCTCTGGCCGAGGGAGTCGTAGAAAGGCCTTCTCCACCATATCTTTCCACTTAGTGGTGGTGACACTTTTCTACGGGTCAGTGGTAGGGATGTATATAACTCCAGATGGAGAAAGCCAGTCAGAAGTCACAAAGGCGGTGACAGTTTTCTACACGGCCATTACCCCTTTTCTTAACCCTTTGATCTACAGTCTGAGGAACGATCAGGTGAAAGAGGCCCTGGGCAGGTTGCTgaggagaaaggagagagagCCAAGGGGAAAGGTGGCAGTGTAG